Genomic DNA from Acipenser ruthenus chromosome 4, fAciRut3.2 maternal haplotype, whole genome shotgun sequence:
GAAACATCCGCGTTATTTGAGAACGCACAGACTGGTCCCGATTAGTACTCCTTACATGATAAGCTTCTTATTCAAAGTACTTTGagcacagtgtgtgtttgtactgtatcAGTCCATAGTTTCGCACGTTGTAAACAATAGGTCAAATGACCGAACAACAGTGACGGTGCTATCATATTACCAACTGCCTTTTACGAAAGGAATTTTAAACCCATATTGTCACATAAACCATAGTTTAGTTATTTATACTCACGCAGTAACCAACGAAGTAAAATCACTTACAGACCGTGATCAGAAGACTGCAGCACTGTTAGGCGACACAGTACAACTTGTACGCATTAAATGCGCACGCAGTGCAACACATGTAGTGATTGGCACAGTGATCTTCCGCAGTCTGTTCTGGTTTTAATctagtattatattttttttactgccacCTACTGGATAGGCATACTAATAACCAAGGCCATTTTACACGCCACCAAAGCCATGAAATATAGTGTCATCGGGGGCGCTACTCGTCTAccacaaaaaagtaaaaaaataaactggtgGTGTCAGGGGTTGGGGTATTTTCCCCAAccccctaattatatatatatatatatatatatatatatatatatatatatatatatatattgatatataacTTCCTGCCTCTTGTGGTTAACTGGATAAACCCACTAATAAAGTTAGCAAGCAGGTTTAGCTATCTGCTAGAGTAGATTGGAGAGCACCTGAAATGTCATAATAAAGCCTGTGGATTACTAATAATTTGTATCTTTgtctgtaattttattttattttttatttttattttttttttaaataccattagtCGCCGCACATATAAGTACATTCGCTTATCTTGCGCATTAGCATTCCCCTCCTGAAATTAGTGATGCGCCTATTTAAGTGATGGTACGGTAGAAAGAAAAATGTCGCTAACACTTCCAGCCAATCGGGTGACCGGTCACGATATTTGAAAGTACTCGTGGGTAAAATATAGATAGGGAGCTTCTGGTGCTGTGAGTGCTTTAATGCGTCTATTTAATTTCAATcttccagattttttttaaagccgcGTAAGTAAAACATTACTATAAACATGTTTACCTTAGAATTAAAacacatatgtatttttttgtttgtttttttaagtgtcaATTGTGGCAGGTAACAGTTTACACGCTATGTATGGCAATTTGCTTTGTTAAATCAAGCCAAAACGAAATTACAATGTCATTCAACATGTGGCTATATAAACTACATTGCTCTAGCCTAATTTACTTCCGTctgtattaagttttttttttaaccgccTGAGGGTGTTTTCAGgttaaatgttaaaaatgccaGGTTTCTTTGTATTTACATCAATACTGAAAAAGTATTGATcttgtttcataaaaaaatagGGGAAATGCAGGTTAcgttaaataaaccaaaataatttaaatgtataaGCTATGTGATACTATAAATAGGCCATTTTTAAAATTCTCTAAAATATTAAACATAACCGTGTTACCCTGCAGTGTGGTGCACCTAATTGGAATTAGTAAACCACTTCTCACCGGGCAGTGTTCTCTATTTTGCTGGTAAATCTAATTTAGAGTGACTGCATTGAAAACAAAACTGTCGCCTCCAGAATTTAAAACCACAcacaataaacataaaaaaaaagtaatccgtTTGCAGAAGCTGTAAATTGCCTAAAAACGAATACACTTGATTCTGTTccatgtaatgtatttattactagTATTACACGGTACTTGTTGTACACTGCAGTTGCACCAGAATCGACaccatttacattttcatatatattctctctctctctctctctctctctctctctctctctctctctctctctctctctctctctctctctctctctctctctctctctctctctctcgtttttgcttattaaaaaaaaacagcaaggacTTTAACTCCCTACATTGGTATCTGTTTTGTGATCATGCCTCTGTCACGCCCCAGTATGGCAGCAGTACTAGAAAGAGCAGGGAAGTGAAATCCATGGCGGTCAATCTGACGATTTTAAGCGGGCGAATGAAAATAGCACAGCTTTCTCAAGGCGCAAATTTCAAAAGTATACGAGGGAAGGAATCAACTGAAGACGCAGCACGCGTCCCCTCAGCACATCAACAAAACCATAGCAATGGCAACCCGATTGGACGTTGCCATAGCCTAGTTCAAAGCAGCATCCCTGAATCCAAGCCCCGTTTATCTGACGTGTATTTTGGTCTAACATTTTAACAAGACATCCAGGAGTGAAGGAACAACATTAATCTTGGTagctttaaattaatttaaattgaaGGAAATACGAAAACATATGGTTGGCTTCGTTTTCACAAAACTTTAATACTGGGTTAGGTAGGTAATTCTTAAATAGCTTTGATATAACCCGGTTGTATTGttttgatttacttttaaaactgcCATTTCATTACACAGTCAGTTGAGTTTTAAGTTTGTTGTtttctcaaatgtatttaaatatatggcGCAGGGTCAGTAAGTGATACAAAAGCTATATTCAGAGAGAAATGATGGGGAGTgcgtaaaataataattttaaaaataaattgaatttgAGATTTGTGCTGTGTCAAATGcaaaaacaatttatatatatatatatatatatatatatatatatatatatatatatatatatatatatatatatatattttaaaagcaatgtATGTTCAGTACTTTTCACAAATTACTAAAGACTACTGTAAGCCTATGACATGAACCAAGACTGTCAAATATCAGTTGTTAAAACAGTAATTGATGAGTTGGTCTACAGAAGGGAGGACACATTAGTTTGATCCTGTGCACATTTCTGGggagtttttatatttataatatgtaTGGATGAGAGGGGGTATTAACATTTTTTAGCCAAATAATTCACTTTTAATTAGTAGAGCTACTGCGCATCAGATATAACTTATCATTTGGGCTTTGCAGCTGAATTGTCTATCAAAGGTGATAATGCAGAACGCCACTAACTTTAATGTATTTAATCCTGTTTGCAGTATTATACTTGACCACATCATTTCATAttgatttcttgttgttttttcagtggatCTTGACAGAAGGTGCCTGAAGTCCTATTGACTAGTTGTATTGCAGCTGGTTTTGAGGAAGCATGGAAGCAAGTTTCAGGTCTGAGATCTTGTTTCCAGGCTTCAAAGAAAGATATTCCACATCTTCGCTAGACAGTGGCTTCAGTGACTCATTTCAGACCTCAACATACGAGGCAGATGAATCCAAAGATGCCAAACAAAAACCTGTTGCAGAACACCAAACATGTGTAGAGCCGTCAACTGGAAACCTTCTAGCGAAATGTTCTCCTGACTCTTCCAGGGTAAAGAATGACTTTCAGTGCTCCCCGCTCTGCTGCTCAGAACAAggcaaaaaaggaaaaaatgttTCGTCTAGTTTCTATGAAACTCCAAGACCATCCAAAAAAGATGCCTCATTGCGACGCCGTCTGCTTATGTCAAAAGCTGCCACACGAGGGAGTACAGATAATCTTAGAGCATCTGTTGTTAGCCGGTTGTCTTTCAGCATTTCCAGTTTTAAGGAGAGTGGTTCAAATGAAGTTGTAGAATTCCCAGAAAATGAGCATTTTGAAGCTTTAGCCACTAGTACACTAAAAACAGAAGAACATGTTTCTTCGTGcagaaaaaaaaggttcttaTTCTCCCAGATGAGAACATCAACTGTTGAAGAGCCAAAAAGTGCAGCCAACCAACCACCGTTACCAGAATGTATTACACCTGTGCAGTTTGGATCACAGAATGAACTTGATGAAAGCATTATTTCTTGTTTTGCTCATGAACACCTTAGCCAAGAGTTACTGATGACCCCTCAGTCCAACAAGTTCTCCAAGCCCATTCAAGACAAATTTCTAACTCCAGTAAGCAACCTTGCAACAAAGTTTCAATTGAATTTGTTGGTCTTAAGTACACCACCTGTGATACCAGCTGTTAAGCTAGACACCTCCATACCAGAAGACAGTGGCTTCAAGTCGCTTGATTTGGATAAATCGGAGTATTCCATTCATGAGCATGATGGTTCTTTCCAGGAACTGCTGCCACACAAATGCAAGGAAACCCCCAAAGTGTTGGAAGCTAAAAGAAGGGCCTGGCTAGAACGGCTCCGGAGACTATCCACGCTTAGGGAAGGGGGCTCTCAGTCAGAGGAACAGGTGGATTCCAATACATCTGTTACAAAAGACTTGAACTCCCCGGGCAAGGTGAAAAAGGAACCCGTTGCTGAGGAAGATGATGAACTGTTTAATGAAACCACCCCTCGCAATAAGAGTGTTTTAAGACTTGAGGACCTAACAAGAACCCCCGCTTTACAGGCGGTGCATGCAATGTGCCTTAGAAGTGCCAGCAAAGTGCCTCGGCACACCACTGTGGAGGACTTGCTCGGCCTGTCTGAGGGGTCCAAACCATTTGAAACTACAATGCCTCTGGCAGGGCTTATTGGCAGAAATATGGGGCTGAGAGAACTTGACATCCTAGCAGAACTGAAACACAGGCACTTGAGACATGTGTTGGCTTTGATCTTAAATTGTCTTTCTCCCGACGACAtttacaggtatatatatatatattttatattggttttaatatgtatgtattgtcAAATTTAAATTCACATACTGAAATGTAAAGATTGATGAAGGCAaccaaattcacattttattacaAACTGATCATGACTGATAAGTAATTCCATTTAACCCGTTCAGTGCAATTGtcttcatttgaggacaggctacttttttttttttttgagcatttaactggcatctaccttttattttgtttctttaactatattgttatgataacttactctaatgtCACAATGCAAAAGTTacgtctaaatgtaatgtatcaaataacaaatacagcttgtgttctgtttttttttttttttaaataaaaatgttttcccccttcaaagaaatgtatttggtacttaatgggttacatacagcatttcattttcaatttttatatttttccctAACAGATTTGGACAGGTATCTGAAGTCTGGAATGAAATAGTTTTGCAAGACAAGATGAAGAATCGAATTAGAAGATCCTACATGAAACAGTTAAAGGCTGTTGCTGAggtattgcagtaaaacctgttcAATCAAGGCTGCGAAAGAAAGATGTCCTACATTTCTATATTCCAAACAAAAAGCAATTTGTTAGTATTTGCTaaattttgtaattttattgaaTTTTATAATTAATTGGTAGTGGAGAGAAGGTGGAAAACATAGAACACTTGAGCCTTAAAGTCAAGGAATACCAGGAGAATGTGATTGTGTGTTTGAGGTTTTTGACGTACTTTAATTTCTCCTCTGTAGAAATTGTCATTTTGTAATGTAATTATGGTGATAGTTAATTCATTTTGTTCCCTATGTGTTGTTGCAGCAAGGGAGCCAGACTCGTGTTCCAGATGCAGAAACCAGACTAAATCTCCTAAGCCGATCCGCTCTGAGGTCTGTCCAGGCTCAGGCAACGGTCTTGAGTACACCCACTCCAGGCTCAAATGGACTCCCTTTTACACCTATTGGAGgcagcaatggaaagaagttaGCAAGTAAACATGATGCATATTTAAAGGTGAGCAAATTTCATGTATAGACAATGCTGGGACTAAATTGGGGATGTTGTGCTAATTTTGTGGAGAGAGTTTTAGCTGTCACCATTTTGCAAAAACATGGTCATTGGTCATTAAAAGCAGGAGAAAGCTAGACTACATTCCagtgaaaaatatttaaatttaaattagttCAGGATTTGAATGAAGGATGCTTGATTGCCAAGTACAATTATTGCCCTCCATCTGTTGACATGGCAGATTGAGGGGAAAATATTGGTTGAGTACCCTCGAAGTTaccattaaatattttaaataaaaattaatgaGCAATTCTCTTAAACGGTCAACGTTAGGAACTTGGCAAAAGGTGACTGCAGTACATTTGAATGAAAACCTGTTTCTGCTGTTAAAGGGCTCATTCATAGTATTTCCTTTACTTTTACGCAAATTATTTACACTAACATCTGAATTCTATTGACAAAGTGCTTCAAATTAATTTCTTAGGTCGCCAAAACCCTCTTCAATGATGAGTCATTATGGCCTTGTCCTAGGTGCCAGTGTCCTGCCAGGTGTCATCCAGTTAAGAAGCAAGGCATATGCAGTCGTGAAGAGTGTGGATTTGATTTTTGCACGTATTGCTTCTGTGCATTCCATGGGTCCAAGGAATGTTGCAGTCCGTCTACAAAACGTCATACCAAAAATGAGCTGCTTCCAGGAAGCGCCAAGAGCAAACGCAACTTAAAAAGACTGTGATGCTTTGTATATAGTACCTGTAGGtttagaaatatttcagtttttgaaatgttttattaattatgcaTCTGTAAATTTGCAATAGAACCTCCCAATCAGTGATCCTAACTTTGCTGCTCTTTAAATGCTTTCTTTTGTATATACTTTTAACTTTGTTTTATATAGTGATGGTTTTGTTAaacctgtattttttaaataatttccaattttaataaatggtgaattttatttttgtacaagaCTGCATTGCATTTGATTGAAAACCTATTTTGGTCAACATTAAATGAGGATCAAGGAGCACGTCTGATAACGAGTTTCCTCTTTGAGATTAATCTTAATTCAACTATTGAGTCTGCAATGGCATTTGTCGGTGCTATTAATGGTGACAATCTAACTGTACTTTATGCTCCAATTGCAGCATGTGCATTGCTTCAGGctctatgtaaaatatatttagattATTGCCACTAGATGGCAGATTACTGTCAAGAGTTTAAAGCactatttttttgcatttctgcTTGCTAAAGCAGAAAGCATTTTTTTCTGCTAACCAGCTGGGCAGAATAAAACATTGATTGGTTTAACATGATCAAAAACTGGAGCTGAAACTTGGTACCAGGACACCAAAATGCAGTTAaccttgtatttattattttagtaattttatatttcaaatacaattcatttttttacttttaaaatgtactgactgtAGCTGTTAGTCTTGTCTCCATATCTTTTATAAGATGCACCTTTTTTTAGTAAGATTTAGAAAACATGATTGTCACTTTATGGAATCTCATTCCTGAAAGTCAGCTGCTGATTTTGTTAAAGCCTGATTTTTGTCTTGCAAATCCAAACAGGGTTATCATCATAGAATTGTCTTACAATATACCTGGTACCACAATGTTCTAATGACTTCATGCTATATCCCAGGAATGTAGGATAACATCCTTATGGTTTGTGTGACTAAAAAAGGAAGAaaagcctttttgtttgtttctagttttgatCTGCACTCAGTTCACACTCACTGTTGAAATATACTGACTGAGTAGGTTTGCTGTGTGCAAGGTTAGTTATACCTGATAAGTCCACAATATACTGTAACCTAGCATGGTTTATAACCCCTCACCCCCACCGTTGTGTTCTATGTCTTGGGATCAGGGTAAAGCTTTTTATGCTTCCTGCTTCCTTGGATTATTTTGATATGTCACTGATCTATTGTATAGTGCCATTTTATGACTCTCTCAATAAAAGCATCCCGTAAGAGTAATTACAATTTCCATTAATATGCATGTGTCAATTTTACAAGAACTGGAAACATAGTTCCTTATTCCTTCAATATtaataattgtatatattataataaattaagtttgtttatttattgggttaatatagcgctttttatacaaaagtatcaaagcactgtatagtacatagcagaaaaaaagaacaaaccacaatacatttgtatagcgtaTCACACATACAACtaccacaatcagaccatttaaataacagtatacacaatacaaaagcaacaattttacattagttacattaaaacccactaagataagaaagccattttataattattattattattta
This window encodes:
- the LOC117400018 gene encoding F-box only protein 43-like isoform X1, whose product is MEASFRSEILFPGFKERYSTSSLDSGFSDSFQTSTYEADESKDAKQKPVAEHQTCVEPSTGNLLAKCSPDSSRVKNDFQCSPLCCSEQGKKGKNVSSSFYETPRPSKKDASLRRRLLMSKAATRGSTDNLRASVVSRLSFSISSFKESGSNEVVEFPENEHFEALATSTLKTEEHVSSCRKKRFLFSQMRTSTVEEPKSAANQPPLPECITPVQFGSQNELDESIISCFAHEHLSQELLMTPQSNKFSKPIQDKFLTPVSNLATKFQLNLLVLSTPPVIPAVKLDTSIPEDSGFKSLDLDKSEYSIHEHDGSFQELLPHKCKETPKVLEAKRRAWLERLRRLSTLREGGSQSEEQVDSNTSVTKDLNSPGKVKKEPVAEEDDELFNETTPRNKSVLRLEDLTRTPALQAVHAMCLRSASKVPRHTTVEDLLGLSEGSKPFETTMPLAGLIGRNMGLRELDILAELKHRHLRHVLALILNCLSPDDIYRFGQVSEVWNEIVLQDKMKNRIRRSYMKQLKAVAEQGSQTRVPDAETRLNLLSRSALRSVQAQATVLSTPTPGSNGLPFTPIGGSNGKKLASKHDAYLKVAKTLFNDESLWPCPRCQCPARCHPVKKQGICSREECGFDFCTYCFCAFHGSKECCSPSTKRHTKNELLPGSAKSKRNLKRL
- the LOC117400018 gene encoding F-box only protein 43-like isoform X2 yields the protein MEASFRSEILFPGFKERYSTSSLDSGFSDSFQTSTYEADESKDAKQKPVAEHQTCVEPSTGNLLAKCSPDSSRVKNDFQCSPLCCSEQGKKGKNVSSSFYETPRPSKKDASLRRRLLMSKAATRGSTDNLRASVVSRLSFSISSFKESGSNEVVEFPENEHFEALATSTLKTEEHVSSCRKKRFLFSQMRTSTVEEPKSAANQPPLPECITPVQFGSQNELDESIISCFAHEHLSQELLMTPQSNKFSKPIQDKFLTPVSNLATKFQLNLLVLSTPPVIPAVKLDTSIPEDSGFKSLDLDKSEYSIHEHDGSFQELLPHKCKETPKVLEAKRRAWLERLRRLSTLREGGSQSEEQVDSNTSVTKDLNSPGKVKKEPVAEEDDELFNETTPRNKSVLRLEDLTRTPALQAVHAMCLRSASKVPRHTTVEDLLGLSEGSKPFETTMPLAGLIGRNMGLRELDILAELKHRHLRHVLALILNCLSPDDIYRFGQVSEVWNEIVLQDKMKNRIRRSYMKQLKAVAEQGSQTRVPDAETRLNLLSRSALRSVQAQATVLSTPTPGSNGLPFTPIGGSNGKKLASKHDAYLKVPVSCQVSSS